A section of the Flavobacterium sp. CG_23.5 genome encodes:
- a CDS encoding S10 family peptidase yields MKKTVFLLLLTAFINHSYAQQTGSESKETKVVTKEEKPSPANLVFNPDQNVVTEHTTTIKGQRVPYKATTGTMPVWDEDGKAIAGLFYTYYERSDVKDRASRPLVISFNGGPGSASVWMQIAYTGPSLLNIDEEGYPLQPYGIKENPYSILDVADIVFVNPVNTAYSRATSKEIPTTKFFGINADIKYLADWIGGFVTRTNRWASPKYLIGESYGTTRVSGLALQLQNNQWMYLNGVILVSPTTLGITRGVAADGALKLPYFAATAWYHKMLPPDLQNKDLTDMLPEVEDFTINELLPSLSKGGSLDEQKRKEIAAKIARYSGISEKVVMQNNLDVPYNYFWKELLRDKGFTVGRLDSRYKGIDRKDAGEGPDFNAELTSWLHSFTPAINTYIRNDLNFKTDFKYNMFGSVNPWDKSNDETGENLRQAMAQNPYLNVMVQSGYYDGACDYFNAKYNLWQMDPSGKLKDRMSWKGYRSGHMMYLRKKDLETANEDIRMFIKNSLPKAGQSAKY; encoded by the coding sequence ATGAAAAAAACAGTATTCTTATTATTACTCACCGCATTTATAAATCATTCGTACGCACAACAAACTGGTTCTGAATCTAAAGAAACAAAAGTGGTAACCAAAGAGGAAAAACCTTCTCCCGCTAATCTTGTATTCAATCCCGATCAAAATGTGGTTACAGAACACACAACGACCATAAAAGGACAGCGAGTTCCGTACAAAGCAACCACGGGTACGATGCCAGTTTGGGACGAAGATGGAAAAGCAATTGCAGGATTATTTTACACCTATTACGAACGCTCCGATGTTAAAGATCGCGCTTCACGCCCATTGGTGATTTCTTTCAATGGTGGCCCAGGCTCTGCTTCCGTTTGGATGCAAATTGCTTACACCGGTCCCAGTTTATTAAATATTGATGAGGAAGGATATCCTTTGCAACCTTATGGAATCAAAGAAAATCCCTATTCTATTTTAGATGTGGCGGATATCGTTTTTGTAAATCCCGTTAACACTGCCTATTCTAGAGCCACAAGCAAAGAGATACCAACAACTAAATTTTTTGGCATAAATGCCGATATTAAATACTTAGCTGATTGGATTGGTGGATTTGTAACTCGCACGAACCGTTGGGCTTCGCCTAAATATCTTATTGGCGAAAGCTACGGTACAACTCGTGTTTCCGGATTGGCGCTCCAATTGCAAAACAATCAATGGATGTATCTAAACGGAGTTATCTTAGTGTCCCCAACAACATTAGGAATTACTCGTGGCGTAGCTGCTGATGGAGCGCTAAAACTCCCGTATTTTGCAGCTACAGCATGGTATCATAAAATGTTACCTCCCGATTTACAGAATAAAGATTTAACTGATATGCTCCCAGAAGTCGAAGATTTTACCATCAATGAACTTCTTCCATCGTTAAGCAAAGGTGGTTCACTTGACGAGCAGAAAAGAAAGGAAATAGCTGCGAAAATAGCGCGTTATTCTGGGATTTCGGAAAAAGTCGTTATGCAAAATAATCTGGACGTTCCTTATAATTATTTTTGGAAAGAATTGTTGCGCGATAAAGGTTTTACAGTGGGAAGACTCGATTCCCGCTATAAAGGAATTGATCGTAAAGATGCCGGTGAAGGTCCTGATTTTAATGCTGAACTCACTTCGTGGTTGCATTCCTTTACACCCGCAATCAATACCTATATTCGTAATGATTTGAATTTTAAAACCGACTTCAAATACAATATGTTTGGTTCCGTAAATCCTTGGGATAAATCAAATGATGAAACTGGTGAAAATTTACGTCAGGCCATGGCGCAAAATCCTTATCTAAATGTCATGGTTCAATCCGGATATTATGATGGCGCTTGTGATTATTTCAATGCAAAATACAATTTATGGCAAATGGATCCCAGCGGAAAACTAAAAGACAGAATGAGTTGGAAAGGTTATCGTAGCGGACACATGATGTATTTAAGAAAAAAGGATTTGGAAACCGCAAATGAAGATATTAGAATGTTCATAAAAAATTCATTGCCAAAAGCAGGACAATCAGCAAAGTATTAA
- a CDS encoding YebC/PmpR family DNA-binding transcriptional regulator: protein MGRAFEFRKGRKMKRWSAMAKAFTRIGKDIVMAVKEGGPNPDANSRLRAVIQNSKAANMPKENVERAIKKATDKDTANYKEVLFEGYAPHGIAILVETATDNNNRTVANVRSYFNKCNGTMGTQGSVEFMFDHTCNFRIPANGMDPEELELELIDFGAEEVFEDEDGILIYAPFNSFGTIQKELESRGLEILSSGFERIPQITKTLTEAEVADVEKLIEKLEEDDDVMNVYHTMEEA from the coding sequence ATGGGAAGAGCGTTTGAGTTCAGAAAAGGTAGAAAAATGAAACGTTGGTCTGCGATGGCTAAAGCATTTACCAGAATTGGGAAGGATATCGTAATGGCTGTTAAAGAAGGTGGACCAAATCCTGATGCTAATTCAAGATTAAGAGCAGTTATTCAGAATTCAAAGGCTGCAAATATGCCTAAAGAAAATGTGGAACGCGCTATTAAAAAAGCAACTGATAAAGATACTGCCAACTATAAAGAAGTTTTATTTGAAGGATACGCACCTCATGGAATAGCGATTCTAGTGGAAACGGCTACCGATAATAATAACAGAACTGTTGCTAATGTTAGAAGTTATTTTAACAAATGTAATGGAACAATGGGAACTCAAGGTTCAGTAGAATTTATGTTTGACCATACTTGTAACTTCCGAATTCCGGCTAACGGAATGGATCCAGAAGAATTAGAGTTAGAATTAATTGATTTTGGTGCTGAAGAAGTTTTTGAAGATGAAGATGGTATTCTAATTTATGCTCCATTTAATAGTTTTGGAACGATTCAAAAAGAATTGGAAAGCAGAGGTCTTGAAATCCTTTCTTCTGGTTTTGAAAGAATTCCTCAAATCACCAAAACTTTAACGGAAGCTGAAGTGGCCGATGTAGAAAAACTTATTGAAAAATTAGAAGAAGATGATGACGTAATGAACGTGTATCATACAATGGAAGAGGCATAA
- a CDS encoding PLP-dependent cysteine synthase family protein, whose translation MKEEINAYNNVLELIGNTPLIKLNRVTEELEGNFYAKVEAFNPGHSSKDRIALYIIEEAEKKGILSPGDTIIETTSGNTGFSLAMVSIIKGYNCILAVSSKSSKDKIDMLRSLGAKVYVCPAHVSADDERSYYNVAKRLHEETKGSVYINQYFNQLNIDAHYKSTGPEIWKQTNGKITHLIACSGTGGTISGTAKYLKEQNPNIRVLGVDAFGSVLKKYHETGEFDNDEIYPYRIEGLGKNLIPSATDFDMIDKFIKVTDEESAHAAREIVKKEGLFVGYTSGAVMQAIKQYAEEGEFDKNSNVIAIFPDHGSRYMSKVFSDDWMNEQGFFDSINEEEAQKIEFIK comes from the coding sequence ATGAAAGAAGAAATAAACGCTTATAATAATGTATTAGAATTAATAGGTAATACTCCACTTATTAAGCTAAATAGAGTCACCGAAGAGTTAGAAGGTAATTTCTACGCTAAGGTAGAAGCTTTTAATCCGGGACATTCTTCTAAAGACAGAATAGCATTATACATAATTGAAGAGGCGGAAAAAAAGGGGATTTTATCTCCTGGCGACACCATAATTGAAACGACATCCGGGAATACCGGTTTTAGTTTAGCAATGGTTAGCATTATAAAAGGCTATAATTGTATTCTTGCGGTTAGTTCAAAATCATCCAAAGATAAAATAGATATGCTTCGTAGTTTAGGAGCTAAAGTTTATGTTTGTCCTGCTCATGTTTCTGCCGATGACGAGCGTTCGTACTACAATGTTGCCAAACGTTTGCATGAAGAAACGAAAGGTTCTGTATATATCAATCAATATTTTAATCAATTGAATATTGACGCACATTATAAATCTACCGGTCCAGAAATTTGGAAACAAACAAATGGTAAAATTACGCATCTTATCGCTTGTAGCGGAACTGGTGGTACTATATCAGGAACTGCAAAGTACTTGAAAGAGCAAAATCCAAATATTAGAGTTTTAGGTGTTGATGCTTTTGGTTCAGTATTAAAAAAATACCATGAAACAGGAGAGTTTGATAATGATGAAATTTATCCTTACAGAATAGAAGGTTTAGGTAAAAACTTAATTCCATCAGCTACCGATTTTGATATGATTGATAAGTTCATCAAAGTTACCGATGAAGAAAGTGCTCATGCAGCCAGAGAGATTGTAAAAAAAGAAGGTTTATTTGTAGGATATACTTCAGGTGCGGTAATGCAGGCCATAAAACAATATGCAGAAGAAGGTGAATTTGACAAAAATAGTAATGTAATCGCTATTTTTCCGGATCATGGTTCTCGTTATATGAGTAAAGTATTTAGTGACGACTGGATGAATGAACAAGGTTTCTTTGACAGCATCAATGAAGAAGAAGCACAAAAAATAGAATTTATAAAATAA
- the gcvT gene encoding glycine cleavage system aminomethyltransferase GcvT, whose translation MKNTALTHIHESLGAKMLPFAGYNMPILYEGVNAEHETVRNAVGVFDVSHMGEFLLTGPNALALIQKVTSNDASTLTIGKAQYSCLPNNDGGIVDDLIVYKMKEEQYLLVVNASNIEKDWNWISAHNDLGVEMKNLSDDYSLLAIQGPKAVEAMQSLTSKDLSAIPYYHFEVGDFAGIENVIISATGYTGSGGFEIYCKNSEVEQVWNKVFEAGAAFGIKPIGLAARDTLRLEMGFCLYGNDINDTTSPLEAGLGWITKFNKEFTNSENLKKQKEAGVTKKLVAFEMQERAVPRHDYEIVNAAGNVIGIVTSGTMSPSMNKGIGLGYVTVENSALDSDIFIRIRKNDVSAKVVKLPFYKK comes from the coding sequence ATGAAAAATACTGCGCTTACGCACATACATGAAAGTTTGGGAGCAAAAATGCTTCCGTTTGCCGGATATAATATGCCAATTTTATATGAAGGGGTGAATGCGGAACATGAAACGGTTAGAAATGCCGTGGGTGTTTTTGACGTGTCACACATGGGAGAATTCTTGCTTACGGGTCCAAATGCATTGGCTTTGATTCAAAAAGTGACTTCGAATGATGCTTCCACTTTGACGATTGGAAAAGCGCAATATTCTTGTTTGCCAAACAATGACGGCGGAATTGTAGATGATTTGATTGTCTATAAAATGAAAGAGGAACAGTATTTACTAGTAGTAAATGCTTCGAATATTGAAAAAGATTGGAATTGGATTTCAGCTCATAATGATTTGGGTGTGGAAATGAAAAACCTTTCGGATGATTATTCTTTGTTGGCAATTCAAGGACCAAAAGCCGTTGAAGCAATGCAATCATTAACATCAAAAGATTTATCAGCGATTCCTTATTATCATTTTGAAGTGGGTGATTTTGCAGGAATTGAGAACGTAATTATTTCGGCTACGGGTTATACCGGTTCTGGAGGATTTGAAATTTATTGCAAAAACTCAGAAGTGGAACAAGTATGGAATAAAGTTTTTGAAGCGGGTGCTGCATTTGGTATTAAACCAATTGGATTGGCTGCCCGTGATACGTTGCGTTTAGAAATGGGTTTCTGTTTGTACGGAAATGACATTAACGATACTACATCTCCTCTTGAAGCTGGTTTGGGTTGGATTACAAAATTCAATAAAGAATTCACCAATTCAGAAAACTTGAAAAAACAAAAAGAAGCCGGAGTTACTAAAAAACTGGTTGCTTTTGAAATGCAAGAACGCGCGGTGCCAAGACATGATTATGAAATTGTGAATGCTGCAGGAAACGTAATTGGAATCGTGACATCGGGAACGATGTCTCCGTCAATGAATAAAGGAATTGGTTTAGGATACGTAACTGTTGAAAATAGCGCTTTAGATAGTGATATCTTTATAAGAATTCGTAAAAATGATGTATCTGCCAAAGTGGTAAAATTGCCTTTTTACAAGAAATAA
- a CDS encoding EamA/RhaT family transporter: MLFLILSILCSVTVGVIFKVGRKYILNTTQVVAWNYVVALLLCYSFYSPDLTAINTSAPWSIYIPLGILLPTIFLFLAASIKHMGIVKTDAAQRLSLFIPVIAAWLLFNEEFINIKLIAFLIALPALLLILSKKTDNLNNKWIYPAVVLVGFGAIDILFKQIALATSLPFTTSLFIVFGISLILIVAVVLYEIAFKKAPFKRTNFLFGALVGVFNFGNILFYLKAHQAFAKNPSTVFAAMNMGVIIIGSIVGIVVFKEKVSGYNYFGLLLAIVAIVLITFSQVL; encoded by the coding sequence ATGTTATTTCTTATTTTAAGTATTCTCTGTAGCGTAACTGTAGGGGTGATTTTCAAAGTAGGCCGAAAATACATTTTAAATACAACCCAAGTAGTTGCGTGGAATTATGTAGTTGCCCTATTGCTTTGTTATTCCTTTTATAGCCCTGATTTAACCGCAATTAATACATCAGCACCCTGGAGTATTTATATTCCGTTAGGAATTTTATTACCCACCATATTTTTATTTTTAGCTGCTTCCATCAAGCACATGGGAATTGTAAAAACAGATGCTGCACAACGCCTTTCCCTCTTTATTCCTGTAATTGCAGCTTGGTTATTATTCAATGAAGAATTCATCAATATCAAACTGATTGCCTTCTTGATAGCCCTACCCGCTTTACTATTAATACTTTCAAAAAAAACCGACAATCTAAATAACAAATGGATATATCCAGCGGTCGTATTAGTGGGTTTTGGAGCAATAGACATCTTGTTCAAACAAATCGCTTTGGCGACAAGCTTACCTTTTACAACTTCGCTATTTATTGTTTTTGGCATTTCACTGATCTTAATTGTGGCAGTAGTTCTTTATGAAATAGCATTCAAAAAAGCCCCATTTAAAAGGACCAATTTTCTTTTTGGAGCACTTGTAGGAGTGTTTAATTTTGGAAATATTTTATTTTATCTTAAAGCACATCAGGCTTTCGCCAAAAATCCATCTACAGTATTTGCTGCAATGAATATGGGCGTAATCATTATAGGAAGCATCGTAGGAATAGTTGTATTTAAAGAGAAAGTTAGCGGTTACAATTATTTTGGATTACTATTAGCCATAGTTGCTATTGTGCTTATCACCTTTTCTCAGGTCCTTTAG
- a CDS encoding HipA family kinase yields MENNPHLRTVNVTRYITPLREGGSLPALAEADDDFKYVLKFKGAGHGVKALIAELIGGEIARVLKLKIPELVYANLDEAFGRTEADEEIQDLLQGSQGLNLALHFLSGAINYDPVVTVVHAKQASEIVWLDSYITNVDRTFRNTNMLIWHKELWLIDHGACLYFHHSWTNWEKHAHSPFALIKDHVLLPQASMLQETDVLFKSILTQEVLQSIVNLIPEEWLNWEDSDEAPEALREVYLQFLLIRLNHSEIFINEAQNARETLI; encoded by the coding sequence ATGGAAAATAACCCCCATCTAAGAACTGTAAATGTTACCCGATATATTACTCCTTTGCGAGAAGGCGGTTCTTTGCCTGCATTGGCGGAAGCCGATGATGATTTTAAATACGTTTTAAAATTTAAAGGAGCTGGTCATGGTGTAAAAGCTTTAATCGCCGAATTGATTGGCGGAGAAATTGCCCGTGTTTTAAAATTAAAAATCCCCGAATTAGTGTATGCCAATCTGGATGAAGCTTTTGGACGTACTGAAGCCGATGAAGAAATTCAAGATTTGTTACAAGGCAGTCAGGGACTTAATTTGGCTTTGCATTTTCTATCTGGAGCCATTAATTATGATCCTGTGGTAACAGTCGTTCATGCAAAACAGGCTTCAGAGATTGTTTGGCTAGATTCATATATTACAAATGTGGATCGAACGTTTAGAAATACTAATATGTTGATTTGGCACAAGGAATTGTGGCTGATTGACCATGGCGCTTGTTTGTATTTTCATCATTCCTGGACCAATTGGGAAAAACATGCCCATAGCCCCTTCGCACTGATAAAAGATCACGTATTGTTGCCGCAAGCTTCAATGCTACAAGAAACCGATGTTTTATTCAAAAGCATTTTAACGCAAGAAGTTTTGCAATCTATTGTTAATCTTATTCCTGAGGAATGGCTCAATTGGGAAGATAGCGATGAAGCTCCCGAAGCGCTTCGGGAAGTCTATCTTCAGTTTTTATTAATACGATTGAACCATTCTGAAATTTTTATAAATGAAGCCCAAAATGCAAGAGAAACACTTATATGA
- a CDS encoding NAD(P)H-hydrate dehydratase, whose amino-acid sequence MNTIYIDQKEILKRYKPIDKHTHKGIQGHALLIGGSYGKIGAICLSSKSALKTGCGLVTAFIPKCGYEIVQISIPEVMILTDVQEKFISNITFDIVPQAIGIGPGIGQELATQNALHDFLNTNTISLVIDADALNILSQNKSWLSLLAPKTIITPHPKELERLIGKWNSEEEKFEKTKAFSKQYNLIVVMKGAPTHTIDGETIYENSTGNAALATAGSGDVLTGMITSLLAQSYEPVNAAILGVYLHGLTADIALPETGYQSFIASDVIANIGKAYLTLENAQK is encoded by the coding sequence ATGAATACCATTTATATCGACCAAAAAGAAATTCTAAAACGCTATAAACCCATTGATAAACATACGCATAAAGGTATTCAAGGTCATGCTTTATTAATTGGCGGAAGCTATGGAAAAATAGGAGCTATTTGTCTCTCTTCCAAATCAGCGCTAAAAACTGGTTGCGGTTTAGTCACTGCTTTTATTCCCAAATGCGGGTATGAAATTGTGCAAATCTCCATTCCCGAAGTGATGATTTTGACAGATGTTCAAGAAAAATTCATCTCGAATATCACTTTCGATATTGTACCGCAAGCCATCGGAATTGGACCTGGAATCGGACAGGAACTTGCTACTCAAAATGCCTTACATGATTTCCTGAATACCAATACAATCTCCTTGGTTATTGATGCCGATGCGTTGAATATTTTATCTCAAAACAAATCATGGCTTTCATTATTGGCTCCAAAAACTATTATCACGCCACACCCGAAAGAATTGGAACGATTGATAGGAAAGTGGAATTCGGAGGAAGAAAAATTTGAAAAAACGAAAGCCTTTTCAAAACAATATAATTTGATTGTAGTCATGAAAGGCGCACCAACGCATACTATTGATGGCGAAACAATTTATGAAAATTCCACTGGAAACGCAGCGCTTGCAACGGCAGGAAGCGGCGATGTTTTAACGGGAATGATTACCAGTTTATTGGCGCAATCCTATGAACCGGTGAATGCGGCAATTCTAGGTGTTTACCTTCACGGATTAACCGCTGATATTGCTTTGCCGGAAACTGGTTATCAGTCTTTTATAGCTTCCGATGTTATTGCGAATATTGGGAAAGCGTATTTGACTTTAGAAAATGCTCAGAAATAG
- a CDS encoding carboxy terminal-processing peptidase produces MRIFSLALFLATFSLFGQNDAATCEKLTKINALIQREHVNPKPVDDSLSVFVFDSFIDKIDPSRNIFLKSEYDILSKKYRLNIDDLIKSNDCSFLTEISTVYKNDLLRNKVILEKINREAIDYELKDTIRFYKKAFPIYLMESQVEKVWRKKIRYEILDDISNSSKNLDSIKSNFKALESKAKNTIIQNELCKINTVLQNDMDFEESLYNDFCNYFDPHTSYFSDDTKSSFVASLSKEHLSLGLNVSLNEKSEIIIDELDPNGPAFLTGKIKKGDQIVSISNQKETLLVTCATLESISNMILSETNKNILLTLKRKAGKNFDVLVEKQVIKDEENTVYSFIIEKDIKIGYIKIPSFYSDFEGNNSKGCAQDVVKEIIKLQKDNIKGLVIDLIDNGGGSMEEAIKLAGIFVDKGPISVVIDKNKTKTVIEDPFKGMFYKDPIVILINGNSASASEFFSSILQDYNRALLIGSTTLGKATMQTIIPLEENDKENFVKVTINKFYRITGKSHQSVGISPNVILPEIYETIFQKESNFPTAFKNDSIDTSLKFRTYFKNSLIVKITKNSNQRIANDPYFNSIKTINTRIDNLVNQPKTAIVVTVDAIFAEQNNATSLWEDISAFNSKSIDLNVYNSNLNQYLLANHPLEKTYNQFQLDALKTNHYLNEAITIIEDFNTLK; encoded by the coding sequence ATGAGAATTTTTTCACTCGCACTATTCTTAGCTACATTTTCCCTGTTTGGTCAAAATGATGCTGCAACTTGTGAAAAACTTACCAAAATAAATGCGTTAATTCAGCGTGAGCATGTTAATCCAAAACCGGTAGACGACAGTTTATCGGTTTTTGTTTTTGATAGTTTTATTGACAAAATTGATCCTTCAAGGAACATCTTCCTGAAATCAGAATACGATATCCTTTCTAAAAAATACCGATTAAACATTGATGATCTCATCAAAAGCAACGATTGTTCTTTTCTAACGGAAATCTCGACTGTTTACAAAAACGACCTTTTGAGAAATAAAGTTATTTTAGAAAAAATTAATCGCGAAGCTATCGATTATGAATTGAAAGATACGATTCGGTTTTATAAAAAAGCATTTCCTATTTATTTAATGGAAAGCCAGGTGGAGAAAGTTTGGCGAAAAAAAATTAGATATGAAATTCTGGATGATATTTCTAATAGCAGCAAAAATCTGGATTCTATAAAATCCAATTTTAAGGCATTGGAATCCAAAGCAAAAAATACAATTATACAAAACGAACTTTGTAAAATAAATACTGTTTTACAAAACGACATGGATTTCGAAGAAAGTCTTTACAATGACTTTTGCAATTATTTCGATCCACATACTTCTTATTTTAGTGATGATACTAAATCCAGTTTTGTCGCCTCCTTATCAAAAGAACATTTATCGCTGGGGCTAAACGTAAGCCTAAATGAAAAAAGTGAAATTATAATAGATGAGTTAGACCCGAATGGTCCTGCATTTCTAACCGGAAAAATAAAAAAAGGAGATCAAATTGTGTCGATTTCAAACCAAAAGGAAACTTTACTGGTTACCTGTGCTACGTTAGAATCTATTTCGAATATGATTTTATCAGAGACAAATAAAAATATTCTGTTAACCTTAAAGCGTAAAGCGGGAAAAAACTTTGATGTACTTGTAGAAAAGCAAGTTATCAAAGATGAAGAAAACACGGTTTACAGTTTTATCATTGAAAAAGATATCAAAATAGGATATATAAAAATCCCCAGTTTTTATTCTGATTTCGAAGGAAATAACAGCAAAGGTTGTGCTCAGGATGTTGTAAAGGAAATAATCAAATTACAAAAAGATAATATCAAAGGACTGGTTATTGATTTAATAGATAATGGTGGCGGTTCAATGGAAGAAGCTATAAAACTCGCTGGAATATTTGTTGATAAGGGTCCCATTTCAGTGGTAATTGACAAAAACAAAACCAAAACAGTAATAGAAGATCCATTTAAAGGAATGTTCTATAAAGATCCTATCGTAATTCTTATAAACGGAAATTCAGCGTCAGCGAGTGAATTTTTCTCATCGATTCTTCAGGATTACAATAGAGCGCTACTAATAGGAAGTACGACTTTGGGAAAAGCGACTATGCAAACCATTATTCCATTGGAAGAAAATGACAAGGAAAATTTTGTAAAAGTAACCATCAACAAATTTTATAGAATTACAGGAAAAAGCCATCAAAGTGTGGGTATATCTCCAAATGTAATCCTTCCTGAAATTTACGAAACCATCTTTCAAAAAGAAAGTAACTTTCCAACGGCTTTTAAAAACGACAGCATCGATACCTCTCTTAAATTCAGGACTTATTTTAAAAATAGTTTAATCGTAAAAATAACAAAAAACAGTAATCAAAGGATTGCAAACGATCCTTATTTCAATAGTATTAAGACTATCAATACGAGAATAGATAATTTAGTTAACCAACCAAAAACAGCGATAGTAGTTACAGTTGATGCTATTTTTGCTGAACAAAATAATGCAACGAGTTTGTGGGAAGATATTAGTGCGTTTAACTCAAAGAGTATTGATTTGAATGTGTACAACTCCAATTTAAATCAATATCTTCTCGCTAATCACCCTTTAGAAAAAACCTACAATCAATTCCAATTAGACGCTTTGAAAACAAATCATTATCTAAATGAAGCAATTACTATAATTGAAGATTTTAATACCTTAAAATAA